One segment of Oreochromis niloticus isolate F11D_XX linkage group LG8, O_niloticus_UMD_NMBU, whole genome shotgun sequence DNA contains the following:
- the rfng gene encoding beta-1,3-N-acetylglucosaminyltransferase radical fringe → MNLLHQPVRMHIASVGVSKFCFLFSLAFCGLLLLLIPALQPLPRQVDLPKPRPQARPAQVGTSHQVRVPGVFLHAGKKEITAGLNRSSEGLGKPIKTEISRNSYPKTGKGVRRIPERGIGGPQEYRSHDKLELKDIFIAVKTTRKYHKSRLELLIQTWVSQAKEQTFIFTDGDDKELQMRTGANIINTNCSAAHTRQALCCKMSVEYDKFIESQRKWFCHVDDDNYVILPSLLRLLSSYHHSQDVYLGRPSLDHPIEAAERVKSDGSVSVKFWFATGGAGFCISRGLALKMSPWASLGNFISTAEKIRLPDDCTIGYIIEALLEVALTHTHLFHSHLENLQKLPIDTVLEQVTLSYGGFENRRNVVGVVGGFSLAEDPTRFKTVHCLLYPDTEWCPKLKPRHRN, encoded by the exons ATGAATCTGCTCCATCAGCCAGTCAGGATGCACATAGCTTCAGTCGGGGTCAGCAAGttctgcttcctgttttctCTCGCATTCTGcggcctcctgctcctgctcatTCCAGCTCTCCAGCCCCTTCCACGCCAAGTGGACCTGCCTAAGCCCCGACCCCAGGCCAGACCTGCCCAGGTGGGGACGTCACACCAAGTCAGGGTTCCAGGGGTTTTTTTACATGCTGGGAAGAAAGAAATAACCGCGGGTCTTAACAGGAGCTCAGAAGGGCTGGGGAAACCCATCAAAACTGAAATTAGCAGGAACAGCTATCCCAAAACAGGAAAGGGTGTCAGAAGAATCCCTGAAAGAGGCATTGGTGGACCTCAAGAGTATAGGTCACATGACAAGTTGGAGCTGAAGGACATTTTTATTGCAGTAAAGACAACCAGGAAGTATCACAAGTCCAGACTGGAGCTGCTCATTCAGACCTGGGTGTCTCAAGCTAAAGAACAG ACTTTCATTTTCACTGATGGTGACGACAAGGAGCTGCAAATGAGGACTG GAGCTAACATCATCAACACTAACTGCTCAGCAGCTCACACCCGACAGGCTCTGTGCTGCAAGATGTCTGTAGAGTACGATAAATTCATCGAGTCTCAGAGGAA GTGGTTCTGCCACGTGGATGATGACAACTACGTGATCCTGCCCAGCCTGCTGCGGCTGCTCTCGTCTTACCACCACAGCCAGGACGTCTACCTGGGCCGGCCCAGTCTGGATCACCCCATAGAGGCTGCAGAGAGGGTCAAGAGTGACGGTTCG GTGTCTGTCAAGTTCTGGTTTGCCACAGGTGGAGCAGGCTTCTGTATCAGTCGAGGTCTGGCCCTGAAAATGAGTCCGTGGGCCAG tttgggGAATTTCATCAGCACAGCAGAGAAGATCCGACTTCCAGATGACTGCACCATCGGCTACATCATCGAGGCGCTGTTGGAGGTCGCTTTGACACACACGCACCTTTTCCACTCTCACCTGGAGAACCTGCAGAAGCTGCCCATTGACACTGTGCTGGAGCAG GTGACTCTGAGTTACGGAGGATTTGAGAACAGAAGAAATGTAGTTGGTGTGGTTGGAGGATTTTCACTGGCTGAGGACCCCACAAG GTTTAAGACGGTCCACTGCCTTCTGTATCCTGACACTGAGTGGTGTCCAAAGCTCAAACCGCGCCACAGAAACTGA
- the dcxr gene encoding L-xylulose reductase — protein MEASFAGKRALVTGAGKGIGRATALALARCGAKVIAVTRTQADLNSLVEECASITPVCVDLTDWGATELALQGVGPVDLLVNNAACANLQPFLEVTPDKFDQAFSVNVKAVVQVSQLVARGMKARGSGGSIVNVSSQASQCALRDHAVYCATKAALDMLSKVMALELGPHQIRVNTVNPTVVMTDMGRLGWSDPEKAKSMKSRIPLGRFAEVEEVVNSILFLLSDKSSMINGVTLPVDGGFLAC, from the exons ATGGAGGCTTCGTTTGCAGGTAAACGGGCTCTGGTCACCGGAGCAGGAAAAG GGATTGGTAGAGCCACAGCTCTGGCTCTGGCACGCTGCGGGGCAAAGGTCATAGCGGTCACGCGAACACAGGCCGATCTCAACAGCCTGGTGGAGGAG TGCGCCTCCATCACCCCGGTGTGTGTGGACCTCACAGACTGGGGGGccacagagctggccctgcagGGTGTTGGCCCTGTCGACCTGCTGGTCAATAACGCTGCCTGCGCCAACCTACAGCCATTTCTGGAAGTCACACCTGACAAGTTTGACCA GGCATTCAGTGTGAATGTGAAAGCTGTGGTGCAGGTTTCGCAG TTAGTGGCTCGTGGTATGAAGGCCCGGGGATCGGGAGGCTCCATTGTTAATGTGTCCAGCCAGGCATCGCAGTGTGCCCTCAGAGACCACGCCGTCTACT GTGCTACCAAAGCGGCTCTGGACATGCTGAGTAAAGTGATGGCTTTAGAGCTGGGACCACACCAG ATCCGCGTGAACACCGTGAACCCCACAGTGGTGATGACTGACATGGGTCGCTTGGGCTGGAGCGATCCTGAAAAAGCCAAGAGCATGAAGTCCCGGATCCCCCTGGGCCGCTTTGCAG agGTGGAGGAGGTTGTGAACAGCATTTTATTCCTGCTGAGTGATAAGAGCAGCATGATTAATGGAGTCACTCTGCCGGTGGATGGAGGCTTCCTGGCCTGCTGA